The following coding sequences are from one Thamnophis elegans isolate rThaEle1 chromosome 5, rThaEle1.pri, whole genome shotgun sequence window:
- the SPATA1 gene encoding spermatogenesis-associated protein 1 — MTSRNMLSNQNRLRTSELLELHVFYVPEEVWNFKLNTVSIEVISKLFSAGFIRVSPHMTLKTLRENLGEYLGEDAVIDKYVFLKCIGEKLVVVKAKQEMELELKSFAPPYAFHPELYLLPGIENIYSSLSPTPEKHQNNPEYVLTSVSYERPHSLISPNPDIYPNSTMLDSSFKNNLSQTWEKAGLGERNEKEIFPVLHKKQSSEQEKNQIIQGKSSSQQRKGKISCNIDKTESAPSKQHPTKKSAAVKMYQKNTDSSPPEMHNIPGKDEKYRKTVASPKIDQNHEKEENNQFPLSHISQKTKEEVSLMLDTNAENGGNLTGIGNGRHTITADSGISKSLEDRDITYSPKKRNQQHPGMTKTAAVQNNQADGNNLNDSAYPSHYLSPPTPPLLAVSVNRAQLPHKDFPTEGNQLHKQLKHIKIERRHLENTRAELVKKVKNLIEQHKLRRCRVRDYWKKKYFEMKKVTVFSEEALNKLQENLELHHQKLMRQLEARDTKKKRNNLTQTTNSKNNVIIQITTLEREIDQLKRKLDNVKMKLVIEIKMKKQATSDLQALKAELVHKKVQSSLRFLSGKQIF; from the exons GGTGTCACCTCATATGACATTGAAAACATTAAGAGAAAACCTTGGAGAGTACCTAGGTGAAGATGCAGTTATAGATAAGTATGTCTTTCTAAAATGCATTGGAGAGAAACTTGTGGTG GTGAAAGCAAAACAAGAGATGGAACTGGAGCTGAAATCATTTGCTCCTccgtat GCATTTCATCCAGAACTTTATTTGTTACCAGgaatagaaaatatttattcatcTTTGTCACCCACTCCAGAGaaacaccaaaataatccagaataTGTGCTTACATCTGTATCATATGAAAGACCGCATAGTTTAATTTCTCCAAATCCTGATATTTATCCAAACTCAACAATGTTGGATAGCTCCTTCAAAAACAATCTCAGTCAAACTTGGGAAAAAGCTGGTCTTGGTGAGAGGAATGAAAAGGAAATTTTTCCAGTTCTACATAAAAAGCAAAGCTCTGAGCAAGAAAAGAATCAAATTATTCAAGGAAAAAGTAGTTCACAACAAAGGAAAG GCAAAATCAGTTGTAACATTGACAAAACAGAATCTGCTCCATCAAAACAGCATCCTACAAAGAAatcagcagcagtgaaaatgtatCAGAAAAACACTGATTCTTCACCCCCAGAAATGCATAATATTCCAGGAAAGGATGAAAAATACAGAAAGACAGTTGCATCTCCAAAGATAGATCAGAACCATGAAAAGGAGGAAAACAACCAGTTTCCACTAAGTCACATCTCACAGAAGACAAAAG AAGAGGTTTCTCTCATGTTGGACACAAATGCAGAAAATGGAGGGAATTTGACAGGGATTGGAAATGGAAGGCATACTATTACTGCTGATTCTGGAATCTCAAAATCCTTGGAAGACCGAGACATAACATACTCACCCAAGAAGAGGAA CCAACAACATCCTGGAATGACCAAGACTGCTGCTGTGCAGAATAATCAG GCTGATGGGAATAACCTAAATGACTCTGCATATCCTAGTCACTATCTTTCCCCTCCTACTCCACCTCTTCTGGCTGTCTCAGTAAATAGAGCTCAACTTCCTCACAAAGATTTCCCAACAGAAG GAAATCAATTACATAAGCAACTGAAACATATTAAAATAGAAAGAAGACACCTGGAAAACACTAGAGCAGAACTGGTTAAAAAAGTGAAAAACCTGATTGAACAACACAAGCTCAGGAGATGCCGTG TCCGTgattactggaaaaaaaaatattttgaaatgaagaAGGTCACAGTTTTCTCAGAGGAAGCTTTAAATAAATTACAGGAAAATTTAGAACTACACCATCAAAAATTAATGAGGCAGCTGGAAGCTAGAGACACCAAGAAAAAACGAAATAATTTAACACAAACCACCAATtcaaag AATAATGTAATAATCCAGATTACAACCCTGGAGCGGGAAATTGACCAGCTAAAGAGAAAGTTAGACAATGTCAAAATGAAACTTGTCATAGAAATCAAG ATGAAAAAACAAGCAACTTCTGATTTACAAGCGCTGAAGGCAGAACTGGTGCACAAGAAGGTTCAGTCATCTTTAAGATTTCTGTCTGGAAAGCAAATATTTTAG